Part of the Pan paniscus chromosome 3, NHGRI_mPanPan1-v2.0_pri, whole genome shotgun sequence genome is shown below.
ttctgtttctttatggATAGGAATATCCTGCTTTAAGATACCAGGTGGTTTGTAGGGTCCGCAGTATTTTGAGGGATCTGGTATAACATTCTGTAAACAagatttaagttttatttcttacAAAGGGTATTTTTAGAAATTGCCAAGAAATTATGTACAATCGCTAAACACTAgcaagaaaccaaaaaaagacaTCTGGTAACTTAAAGATAAGAATTAAAAGCTAAGAAATCACTAAGtcttatataaaaacaaataagataaataattttactGAATATCCATTCTAGTCTAAGAATTAAATAATACAGGTGAGGTATCTATATTGCATGACACAGGTCCCTaatttctctctttatatatatctaAAATTCTGAACACAAtagtaaaattttctaaaattagatattAATCCTTAAAGAAATTAGATATACACTGGACCtttaaatttcagaaatttgTTCCTTGGCCAAAGAATTCTGAgacttaaagtaaaatatgttttaaaagcttttattgtTTCTTCAAAGCTAggtttatgtgaatatattctaAGTTGTGCTTTAAGATTCCTTTATAAATCTAAAGGGCTCAAGAATATAATGCAAACTCATAAATTTAGGTTGTGTATGTAGACTGGTATTAAAGCAAGAAACCTATTCCTATTCCTCATGTCTTACACATCAGTGCACTAGGTGCTTCCCCTAACTTCGTTTTATGATTAGCCTCTTTCAAGTGCTAACCCAAGGGACTTCTGACTTGATGGCTACTCGAAAGTAATTAGGACTTAGGGAAGAAATAGATGAGAGACTAAGATATCCCACAGAAGGACCCTGTACGGCAAAGGCAAACTGATTTATGCCAAAAGtctcattaaagaaaaattattccacTGGTAACATACTAGACATGTAATATTACATGTCCTCAAGTCAAGAACAAGATACTGGATACACTGCACGTaaaatctaagaaatattttagaCTCATAGTTTCCAAACTGATTTTTTAGACTTAGTTAGAAAGAAATACAAGCAGAGCAGCCCTGATTGAGGCAGCCACCTCCACATGGCAGAAACTTCAGTTTGAAAACTATTGTGAGAGACCAGTAGCTCTCCATGCTGGATATGCATCCGATGCAGCTAGAGGTGTTTCAGGACCATCCATACCCGGAGAGTCAACTAAAACCACTAGTTCTAATGTACAGCCAGGATGCTAACCAGTACCCTGGACAACAGGCAGGCAACACTGAGCAGAAAGGATGTCACTGAATATTTtcaattaacttatttttttaaattaaatgtgtgCATACCCTCCAATAATTTGGCTGGCAATTCCGAGCAAGCCAATCTGAATGAAGAGCTTGAGAAGCACTGGTAGATAAGTCTTCATTGATAAACCCCATACTTTGAGCAAATGTGGTGGCTGGAGATTGGAAAAAAGGAAAGTATAAATTATTCAAGtattgtcttttcaacaaaaatatatgtaCTAGAGACATTCTGGGTCAGCAGCATCTTAAGTGAGCTACACAAAGACTTTCAAAGGAATATTCACACATGAACAGTTTTAAGAGACTCAATTTTTAGACCTTCGATTTCCTTATGCCCTTCCTAAAACAGATCCACTTAAAACCTTTGGGGCATGCATTATAAGAGTTCTCgtcccggccaggcgcggtggctcacacctgtaatcccagcactttgggaggctgaggcgggtggatcacgaagtcaagagattgagaccatcctggccaacatggtgaaaccccgtctctactaaaaatacaaaaattagctgggcatggtggcacgtgcctgtaatcccagctacttggaaggctgaggtaggagaatcacttgaacccaggaggcggaggttgtagggagctgagatcgcgccattgcactccagcctgggtgacaagagcgaaactccgtctcaaaacttCCATTGCCTTCTTCTTAGAGATGAAGAAGAGATTTAGAAGTTACTTATCCAGTTAAATAGATGTTAAGTAAAACAGCTGGAATTTGAACTTAGGTCTGGTTTTATCCATGATTTTGTACTATTTTTCAGTGAGAACTATAGTCAAAAGACTAGAAAAAATTTCAGTGTAGTTAAAAAAATACCTGACTCTCCTACTAaaagtgtgtgtgttgtatgttcCAGTACTTTCCGTGCCACACCAATAGCATTTTTAATTCGTCTGAGATCGCCTACTGCTCCTACATCCATAGTAGTGCTGCAAGAAAATAGAATGCAGTTAGGAATTAAGGAGTTTTCAGAGGTTCATAGTTTAAAAACATTGCTTTTCTCCAATCAATAGTGTTTTGCGGTTAAACTCCACCATCTTAACACAGAAGTGACAGCACATCCACGAAGTTCATATAGATTCCCACAATCAgacaaaattaaggaaaaaaatagaaaatcaacttGCCATATACCACAACAGCACTAAAATTCTCAGTTTCTCCAAGCTCATTTTAAATATGGCTTTTGAAAGGGGCCTGAAGGCTTCAGGTCAGGCAAACCACAGCATTTGTGGACAGCAGATAAACGATTGTTTATAAGGTCAGAGACATAGTTTTTTAGCTTGGCATTCTCCCAGTTCTAAGGGACTACCTATCTCTCCATGTGATATTTCtattactctgatttttttttttttcagttgagagGGAAACTGTGTTTAGAAAGGTCAAGTATAATAAGCTAGGGGTTTTGATCTGTGACAAAACTCATGCATTCTTTCATCTTGCTCTCAGAAGACCACAACTCTAAATGTAACTCAACATAATAAACAGGACCTGAACGGTGTTCTTACCCATCCATGATCATGGCATCTAGTGTGGTTTCTCCAAGTTCATCGGGACTTCCTCCAAAGCCTACAGAGCCGTCACACTGCTCTCTCTCACACATGGCACAGCCGCTCTCCACTGCATCCAGGGCAGAGCCTCCAGATGCTAATGCCCTCCACGCTGTTAATCAAATCCCAATAAtgcttgtttatatatatatatattttttcaatgccAAATGCAACAAACCAACTCCAATTTAACAACTTTTTCACATTTACTGAGTTAAGCTGATTTTTTAACACATTAGTTTATCAAGTGCTACAAAGGAGTCAGTGAAGAGTCAAAATTATTTAACTAGTTATCAGAAGAACTCAAAAAACTGGCTATTGGTGCAaggtgaaagttttttttttcacttactaaTATCTATCTCTTCTGTGTGTGAGAAACGAAATCAGTATCCCctcctttattttaaaaggtacaatCGAAACCACTAAAAGGCAGGTAAATAAAAAATCCACTAAACCGCAGCCTTCTTCACACATTTCTTCTGCATCATTagattaaaatatgcataattaaTATGTGTATTGAGGTAACACCTATCCCAGGAAGTCTTAATAATACTGAACAGCAAACAATTACAACGTGGACTTCATATGGATTAGTTCATTGAGTCTTCATAACAGCTTCTGTGGTAGGTACTGTACAATCACGAccctcattttaaagaaaagtaaacagaGCCACAGGTCAGGCAGTTagtttaaggtcacacagctggtatgtAGCAGAGCCAGGATCCCATACATTTGGGGGTGTGGGGGGAAGGGTCTTTGATGGACAATTTCTTTTCTGGTAACAACAGAATTCCTTGAAGAGTGGGTGCTCTGGTTGGTAAACACTTTAAGCATCACTACAGCACCTACAGGCTTGAAAGTGTATTTACGCAAGTTCCCTCTTTCAATACAGGCAACTTAAACACAGAACTGTCCCCCGCCCAGGCTGATGCAATTTCTTTTCGTCTCATTATGGCTGGGAGTATCTTTCTCACAGCctgcttcttcattttctctgaatCGTATGCACTGCCACCAAATTCTGGAGCCAATTCTGCCCTAGAAAGTTAATACGTTAGCAACTTcagatggaggaggaggggtcTGAAAATGACTCTTCTGGTCATTaagcaaatgaaagaaacaagCATAGTACAATGCGAAAATGCCAAGATAATGGTACGTAAAGGCTATTAACAAGGTGCAGAAGGCAGGAACCTAACTCATTCTGGACACGAGGGCAGTTAAGTCAGGGAacgcttcctggaagaggtgataCCTTAGcttagtggttctcaaccctgtcTGCAAATCGAAATCACCTAGggagctttttaaagaaaaacagtggCCCTGAGTCCAGCAGTTAGATCACAGTCACAGGAGGTGGGCCCCGGCAGGATGATTTTTGAGAAGCTCCCCAGATAGTGTTAATGTACAGCAAAGGTTGGAACCTTGAATTCTAGGTGGCAGGTAAAGTATGACAACACGTGGCAAAAAAAGTAAATGGGAAAAGAGTAGGCTATGGCTGGGATACTATTAGTCGCCTACAAAATTGCAAAGAAGTGAAGGATTAGAAACGAGAGGTGGAGACGTACACAGCCCGTGAAAAGACTGTCAGGCAGAAAAGCGTAGCTGCTACTTGATTAAAGCACAAAGGCCATAAGTATGGTCAGCAGCAGAGTGGAAAATATATTGCGCTGGGGGCTGCATGAAGGGAGGACCTAAGATGCAACAGCGGTAGGTGGGGAGGATGCAGTAAAGGCCACTTGCAAGAGACTGAGCGGCGCTGGAGACTCAGGAAGACCTAGAGGGCGGGACCGCGAGGCCCGGCCCAGCCCGGCGCTCTTCCGTCCGCCCTGCCGGGTGACTGCAGCGGGGCGGGCTAGTCATCCCCACCCGCAAGCTCTCGCGGCGCAGCCACCCGCCCAGGCCGCCAACCCGCACCTGCTTCGGTTGCATTCTTAAAAGGCCAAGTGTTGACGACCAGGGGCAGAGGGCTGGAGCAGCGCACTAGGGCCTGGCAGAGCAGAAACGGCACGAGACGCACAGGCAAGTTCGACTTCCGCGCCATCCCTCAGCACCGAAGAGACCAGCGCGAGAAAAGTCCCGGCAGCCAGCGATCGCCGAACAATTAATCCCCAGTGCCCCGCCCGCCTAGCGCCCACGCCCGCTCTCTCGGGGGTGCGCTTAGGCGTCCCTCAACTCTCGCGAGACGAGGCGTCCCTGGGCCCGCGGGAGAGTTGTGTCACGGGGTGCTGAGCTGTTCCCAGCGCTAAGGTGCTTCTTCCTAAGTGCtgtgcagatttttaaaatagccagACAAGTTGCTGCTTTTCCTGTGGTTAAAATAGATTTAGCTTGATATTGGGAATTTAATACAAAATTATTCAACTCTGGGTTGCAGGGCCCCAGGAACTTTAGCCGATTGCTGTGTACTATGGATTTGGTTCTTTTactgtctttttaatttaaagttgaAGTTGAAAAGTTTGTCAAACTCAGTATATTCTTGGGGATCCCAGGCCTCGGAGGTCTGCAATAGTTATGAGTGTAGGTGAAGCGTGTTTGCTTAGGACCggattgattttagattttttttccattcatagCGTCCGTCATTTTCGCACCACAGCTTTTTGTAGCACTTCCTCTCATTATAAATCCCTGAgctggaagaaaaacagaaacggCCTATGTACCCTCTACCTAGCACACTGAAGTGCAGCTTCCTGCACCTCCAGGGCAAGACGGCTACCTCCattcctttttaaatgtatttttacctTCCTGCCTGGCACTattaagtgctaaataaatgaataagaggAGGAATGGGGATTTTACGTGCTCAGTTTTGTTGCTGGGCAGACGTGCGAACATGAACTAATAATCCCTTTGGGCGTCTGGAATGCCTGCCCAGGTTGCCAAGGCAAGACACAtaatcacataatttttaaaagcatctatAAATCtatacaaactttaaaaatatgaactaggccaggcacgatggctcacgcctgtaatcccaacactttgggatgctgaggtgggtggatcacgaggtcaggagttcgagaccagcctggccaacatagtgaaacccgtctctactaaaaatacaaaaattagccgggcgtggtggtgcatgcctgtagtcccaactacttgggaggctgaggcaggagaatggcgtgaacccgggaggcggagcttgcagtgagccgagatctcgccactgcactccagcctgg
Proteins encoded:
- the AGA gene encoding N(4)-(beta-N-acetylglucosaminyl)-L-asparaginase is translated as MARKSNLPVRLVPFLLCQALVRCSSPLPLVVNTWPFKNATEAAWRALASGGSALDAVESGCAMCEREQCDGSVGFGGSPDELGETTLDAMIMDGTTMDVGAVGDLRRIKNAIGVARKVLEHTTHTLLVGESATTFAQSMGFINEDLSTSASQALHSDWLARNCQPNYWRNVIPDPSKYCGPYKPPGILKQDIPIHKETEDDRGHDTIGMVVIHKTGHIAAGTSTNGIKFKIHGRVGDSPIPGAGAYADDTAGAATATGNGDILMRFLPSYQAVEYMRRGEHPTIACQKVISRIQKHFPEFFGAVICANVTGSYGAACNKLSTFTQFSFMVYNSEKNQPTEEKVDCI